The Zootoca vivipara chromosome 4, rZooViv1.1, whole genome shotgun sequence genome has a segment encoding these proteins:
- the GPR15 gene encoding G-protein coupled receptor 15: MEKSTSSYDYYFYTDLPEDNCSAVELPYKHIFLPALYTIVFLVGIAGNALLIGALIFKRRIQRLIDIFIVNLAVSDFIFLITLPFWVDKERTSGLWRSGSFLCKGSSYTISVNMYCTIFLLTCMSSDRYLAIMYPSVARRIRTKLYSIILCTCVWILSCLLGLPTLLSRELRRYDNSTYCVDKEITSTHQIGSVLLLILAFFVPLFIILTFYCSITKKLCVHYQKSGKHDKKLKKSIKIVFTVVIIFVFSWAPFNIFKFLALMSAIQELKPPFCLPYKVAHIGMELSGPFAFANSCTNPFIYYFFDDYIRRAMMQCITPCTKANNFGTSSESSDTRLSYSLTAFAHREDVSRKRRRSVSF; this comes from the coding sequence ATGGAGAAATCAACTTCTAGCTATGATTACTATTTCTATACAGATCTTCCTGAAGATAACTGCTCAGCTGTGGAGTTgccttacaaacacattttcctgCCTGCTCTCTATACCATTGTATTCCTGGTGGGAATTGCTGGCAATGCCCTTCTAATAGGAGCGCTAATCTTCAAACGGCGGATTCAGAGGCTAATTGATATCTTCATTGTCAACTTGGCAGTGTCTGATTTTATATTCCTTATCACATTACCCTTTTGGGTAGACAAAGAGAGGACCTCAGGACTTTGGAGATCTGGCTCTTTTCTCTGCAAAGGCAGCTCCTACACCATCTCAGTCAACATGTACTGCACTATCTTTCTCCTCACTTGCATGAGTAGCGATCGGTACCTGGCAATCATGTACCCATCAGTGGCTAGGAGAATCAGAACAAAGCTGTATTCCATCATCCTTTGCACTTGTGTCTGGATTCTGTCCTGCCTACTTGGGTTGCCTACCCTTCTGTCCAGAGAGCTGAGGAGATACGACAACAGCACATATTGTGTGGACAAGGAAATCACATCTACTCACCAGATTGGGTCGGTGCTGCTACTAATTCTGGCATTCTTTGTTCCTCTGTTCATCATCTTGACTTTTTATTGCTCCATCACCAAGAAACTCTGTGTGCATTATCAGAAATCTGGAAAACATGATAAAAAGCTAAAGAAATCCATCAAAATTGTCTTCACTGTAGTGatcatttttgttttctcatGGGCTCCTTTCAATATTTTTAAGTTTCTAGCTCTGATGTCTGCAATCCAGGAACTGAAGCCACCTTTCTGCCTTCCCTACAAAGTTGCCCATATTGGTATGGAACTGAGTGGCCCATTTGCGTTTGCCAACAGCTGCACGAACCCTTTCATCTACTACTTCTTTGATGACTACATCCGTAGGGCAATGATGCAATGTATAACTCCGTGCACAAAGGCCAACAACTTTGGAACCAGTTCTGAAAGCTCAGACACTCGCCTTAGCTACTCCTTGACTGCATTTGCCCACCGGGAAGATGTTTCTAGGAAGAGAAGGAGGTCAGTATCATTCTGA
- the CLDND1 gene encoding claudin domain-containing protein 1: MMDNRFATALVIACVLSLISTIYLAASIGTDFWYEYRNSSPPENYSEVKATWDDFTGEDEKSYTEALFRWNGTIGLWRRCITMAENSYWFNSPTEMVTRCVSFSLSDQFMEKYKDPGNHNSGSDLNRTYLWRLQFLLPFVSLGLMCFGALIGVCACACRSLYPAIATGVLHFLAGLCTLGSVGCYVAGIELLHQKLTPPEDVQGQFGWSFCLACVSAPLQFMAAALFIWAARTNRKEFTLLKAYRVA; encoded by the exons ATGATGGATAACCGTTTTGCCACTGCTCTGGTAATCGCCTGCGTGCTTAGCCTTATCTCCACCATCTACCTGGCAGCCTCTATTGGCACGGACTTTTGGTATGAGTACCGCAACTCATCACCACCCGAAAATTACAGTGAAGTTAAGGCCACTTGGGATGATTTCACTGGTGAAGATGAAAAGTCTTATACAGAAGCTCTCTTTCGATGGAACGGCACCATTGGACTGTGGAGGAGATGCATCACGATGGCTGAGAACTCTTACTGGTTCAACTCACCAA CTGAGATGGTCACAAGGTGTGTCAGTTTTTCCCTTTCGGATCAGTTCATGGAAAAATATAAGGATCCTGGGAATCACAATAGTGGCAGTGATCTGAACCGGACCT ATCTTTGGCGCTTGCAGTTCCTCCTGCCTTTTGTTAGCCTTGGGTTGATGTGCTTTGGGGCTCTCATTGGGGTCTGTGCCTGTGCCTGCCGCAGCCTCTACCCCGCCATTGCCACCGGAGTCCTCCACTTTCTAGCGG GTTTGTGCACACTGGGTTCAGTTGGCTGCTATGTAGCTGGAATTGAGCTGCTCCACCAGAAGCTAACGCCTCCAGAAGATGTGCAAGGCCAGTTTGGCTGGTCCTTCTGTCTGGCCTGTGTCTCAGCACCCCTGCAGTTCATGGCTGCTGCCCTTTTCATCTGGGCTGCGCGTACTAACAGGAAGGAGTTCACACTCTTGAAAGCATACCGTGTGGCATAA